The following are from one region of the Noviherbaspirillum sedimenti genome:
- the asnB gene encoding asparagine synthase (glutamine-hydrolyzing) → MCGIAGFFGAGALYQKEEHPVLLKRMTDAIIYRGPDDAGYWCDREHGVGLGHRRLSIIDLSAAGHQPMQSASSRYCIVFNGEIYNHLVLRKQLESAGNVSAWRGHSDTETLLAGFDAWGIQGTIERAIGMFAIAVWDRETGTLTLVRDRIGEKPLYYGWQGRGDKAVFLFGSELKALRAHPAFENVVSRGALCLQLRHNYIPAPYSIYEGIAKLPPGSMMTVSSQRREVTVSTYWSGAQQAVAGVHDPFVGTPEAAVDELEILLKDAVRSQMMADVPLGAFLSGGVDSSTVVAQMQAQSSRPVKTFSIGFHEEGYDEAQHAKAVARHLGTDHTEWYVTARQAMDVIPCLPMVYDEPFSDSSQLPTLLVSQLARQHVTVSLSGDAGDELFCGYNRYQFAARLWTMMSAAPLSLRKLAARGLTGVSTQTWNRMAGAVARFMPQSLQFANPGDKLHKGAGVMASASLDALYLGLVSHWDDPADVVIGATEPATLLTANAPSLSSLDGIQRMMALDLLTYLPDDILAKVDRAAMSVSLETRVPFLDHRVVEFAWRLPQSYKLRDGTTKWALRQVLYRHVPKALIERPKMGFGVPIGDWLRGPLREWAEALLDESRLRREGYFKPVQIRNKWEEHLSGRRNWQYHLWDVLMFQSWFEHQSGELNRHEDNPAVLQPSKAWG, encoded by the coding sequence ATGTGCGGAATTGCCGGATTTTTTGGAGCGGGTGCGTTGTACCAGAAAGAGGAGCATCCCGTCCTCCTCAAACGTATGACCGACGCGATTATCTATCGTGGGCCGGACGATGCAGGCTACTGGTGCGATCGCGAACATGGCGTCGGCCTCGGACATCGGCGTCTGTCGATTATTGACCTGTCGGCGGCAGGGCACCAGCCGATGCAATCGGCTTCCAGTCGTTACTGCATCGTATTCAATGGGGAAATTTACAATCATCTCGTGTTGCGCAAGCAGCTGGAATCCGCCGGCAACGTGTCCGCATGGCGCGGCCATTCGGACACGGAGACGCTGCTTGCCGGTTTCGACGCCTGGGGCATACAGGGCACCATCGAGCGCGCGATCGGCATGTTTGCCATCGCCGTATGGGACCGGGAAACCGGCACGCTGACGCTTGTGCGCGACCGGATTGGCGAGAAGCCGCTGTATTACGGCTGGCAGGGAAGGGGTGACAAGGCGGTTTTCCTGTTCGGATCGGAACTGAAGGCATTGCGAGCCCATCCCGCTTTCGAAAATGTCGTGAGCCGGGGGGCGCTCTGCCTGCAGTTGCGCCACAACTACATACCGGCGCCGTATTCGATCTATGAGGGAATCGCCAAATTGCCGCCGGGGAGCATGATGACCGTATCGAGCCAGCGTCGTGAGGTGACGGTATCCACATACTGGTCAGGCGCGCAACAGGCGGTAGCAGGCGTGCATGATCCTTTCGTCGGGACGCCGGAGGCGGCCGTCGATGAACTGGAGATTTTGCTCAAGGATGCAGTACGCAGCCAAATGATGGCCGATGTGCCGCTGGGCGCCTTCCTGTCGGGCGGGGTGGATTCCTCTACTGTGGTGGCGCAGATGCAGGCGCAGTCCTCGCGCCCGGTCAAAACCTTCTCGATCGGATTCCATGAAGAAGGCTATGACGAGGCACAGCATGCCAAGGCGGTCGCCCGCCATCTGGGCACAGACCATACCGAATGGTATGTTACGGCCAGGCAGGCGATGGATGTCATTCCGTGCCTGCCGATGGTGTATGACGAACCGTTCTCCGACTCGTCCCAATTGCCGACCCTGTTGGTGTCGCAGCTGGCGAGACAGCATGTGACGGTATCGCTGTCGGGCGACGCGGGCGATGAACTGTTTTGCGGATACAACCGCTACCAGTTCGCGGCCCGGCTCTGGACCATGATGAGCGCCGCACCGCTGTCTTTGCGCAAACTGGCAGCACGCGGCTTGACCGGCGTGTCGACACAAACCTGGAACAGGATGGCAGGCGCCGTCGCCCGGTTCATGCCGCAATCGCTGCAATTCGCCAATCCCGGCGACAAGCTGCACAAGGGCGCGGGAGTGATGGCCAGCGCATCGCTCGACGCGCTTTACCTTGGCCTGGTATCGCATTGGGACGATCCGGCTGATGTCGTGATCGGTGCGACCGAACCAGCCACCTTGTTGACCGCCAACGCACCTTCGCTATCGAGCCTGGACGGCATCCAGCGCATGATGGCGCTCGATCTGCTGACTTATCTGCCGGACGACATCCTGGCCAAAGTGGATCGTGCGGCCATGAGCGTATCGCTGGAGACGCGGGTGCCGTTTCTGGATCACCGCGTCGTCGAGTTCGCCTGGCGCTTGCCGCAGTCATACAAGCTGCGCGACGGCACCACCAAATGGGCGCTGCGGCAAGTGCTGTACCGGCATGTTCCCAAGGCCTTGATCGAACGTCCAAAAATGGGTTTCGGTGTGCCGATCGGCGACTGGTTGCGCGGGCCCTTGCGGGAGTGGGCCGAAGCCTTGCTCGACGAATCCCGGTTGCGACGCGAAGGGTATTTCAAGCCTGTGCAGATCCGGAACAAATGGGAGGAACATCTTTCCGGCCGGCGCAACTGGCAGTATCACCTGTGGGACGTGCTGATGTTTCAGTCCTGGTTTGAGCACCAATCCGGCGAACTGAATCGCCATGAAGACAACCCGGCAGTTTTGCAGCCAAGCAAAGCGTGGGGGTGA
- a CDS encoding glycosyltransferase family 4 protein has protein sequence MMNRKIVISVNTAWNIVNFRSGLIKALIRHGYDVLAVTPDDDYAPRLNSLGCRFIRMPMDNNGTHPGRDLSLLMRYVRVLRSERPMAYLGYTIKPNVYGSIAAHTLGIPVINNIAGLGTTFINRTFLTALVKRLYRFSLRRSHRVFFQNAEDLALFVQSGLVRKEQTDRLPGSGIDVAHYLPVAPASMSGRCFRFLLISRMLKDKGIEEFAAAAGIVRRRIPDAQFQLLGSIDRGNANAISLEQIRAWEANGVIQYLGKTDDVRPFLADADCIVLPSYREGVPRSLLEAAAMARPIIATNVAGCHDVVEDQVNGLLCKVRDAADLAEKMTQMYRLSPEKRMEIGAAGRRKVAAQFDESIVIRKYLDMIDEIAVAGAGSRNSTSGKAHIDTHFRQG, from the coding sequence ATGATGAACCGGAAAATCGTCATCTCGGTCAACACCGCATGGAACATCGTCAACTTTCGTTCCGGGCTGATCAAGGCGCTGATCCGGCACGGCTATGACGTGCTGGCGGTAACCCCGGATGATGACTATGCACCGCGACTGAACAGTCTGGGTTGCCGCTTCATTCGCATGCCGATGGACAATAACGGAACCCATCCCGGTCGTGACCTTTCCTTGCTGATGCGCTATGTGCGCGTGCTGCGCTCCGAGCGGCCCATGGCATATCTGGGTTATACGATCAAGCCGAATGTGTATGGGTCGATCGCCGCGCACACGCTTGGCATTCCAGTGATCAATAACATCGCGGGTCTCGGCACTACTTTCATCAACCGGACCTTCCTGACCGCTCTGGTCAAGCGGCTATATCGATTTTCCTTGCGGCGATCGCACCGGGTTTTCTTCCAGAATGCTGAAGATCTGGCTCTGTTCGTCCAGTCAGGCCTGGTCCGGAAAGAACAGACCGATCGGTTGCCGGGCTCCGGGATCGATGTTGCGCATTACCTTCCGGTTGCGCCTGCTTCCATGAGCGGGCGCTGCTTTCGATTCTTGCTGATATCACGGATGCTGAAGGACAAGGGCATAGAAGAATTTGCCGCTGCAGCTGGAATTGTTCGCCGGCGCATCCCGGACGCTCAGTTTCAATTGCTGGGATCCATAGACCGGGGAAATGCAAACGCCATTTCACTGGAACAAATTCGCGCCTGGGAAGCGAACGGCGTGATCCAGTACCTGGGCAAGACCGACGATGTCCGTCCATTTTTGGCGGACGCCGATTGCATCGTGTTGCCATCGTACCGGGAGGGCGTTCCGCGCTCGCTGCTTGAAGCGGCCGCCATGGCGCGCCCCATCATAGCAACCAATGTGGCGGGTTGCCATGATGTGGTGGAAGACCAGGTCAATGGCTTGCTCTGCAAGGTCAGGGACGCGGCTGACCTGGCGGAGAAAATGACGCAGATGTATCGACTCTCGCCTGAAAAACGCATGGAAATTGGTGCGGCCGGAAGACGGAAAGTTGCGGCGCAATTTGATGAAAGCATCGTGATCCGCAAGTACCTGGACATGATCGATGAGATTGCGGTCGCAGGCGCAGGCTCACG
- a CDS encoding glycosyltransferase family 4 protein: MTRHVLHVITGLEIGGAEMALYRLILQSRGNAYAHSIIALTPEGGMRARFLEMGIKLIVLDFRRSPISQFLRLNHLIRKIRPDVVQTWMYHADLLGGLAAHLAGVHKVIWGIRTTDVDGGCARSTTVVRRMCAAMSRWVPHTIVCVAEAARQAHTLIGYDAARMTVVGNGFDFSRLTATQEQRNQLRTQCGFSANDIVVGTLGRFNADKDHANFVQAAGQLARLDDRLHFLMVGANLDKCNKDLLRWIGETGYPERFVLLGERTDVPVCLAAMEIFCLSSRTEAFPNVVGEAMAMGVPCVSTDVGDVAVLMADTGVLVPKASPAALAGGVAELLELGADGRKELGRRARVRIHERYTMECARKRFEEIYEDVIAGRGH; the protein is encoded by the coding sequence ATGACACGTCACGTACTGCACGTGATCACGGGACTGGAAATCGGGGGCGCGGAAATGGCGCTCTATCGACTCATTCTCCAGTCTCGCGGTAACGCCTATGCCCATTCGATCATTGCCCTGACGCCTGAAGGAGGCATGCGTGCGCGCTTTCTCGAGATGGGAATAAAATTGATCGTTCTCGATTTCAGGCGATCGCCGATATCACAATTTCTGCGCCTCAACCATCTGATCCGGAAGATCCGGCCAGATGTCGTGCAAACCTGGATGTACCATGCCGATTTGCTGGGTGGTCTCGCCGCGCATCTGGCTGGCGTGCACAAGGTGATCTGGGGCATACGCACGACCGATGTCGATGGCGGCTGTGCGCGTTCTACGACTGTGGTGCGCCGCATGTGCGCCGCGATGTCACGCTGGGTCCCGCATACCATCGTTTGCGTGGCTGAAGCCGCGCGGCAGGCACATACGCTCATTGGCTATGACGCTGCACGCATGACCGTTGTGGGCAATGGCTTCGATTTTTCCCGGCTTACGGCCACGCAAGAGCAGCGCAATCAATTGCGCACGCAATGCGGCTTTTCTGCGAACGATATCGTGGTCGGCACGCTGGGGCGCTTCAATGCGGACAAGGACCACGCCAACTTCGTGCAGGCGGCCGGCCAACTTGCCAGACTTGACGACCGGCTGCATTTTCTGATGGTCGGCGCAAACCTGGACAAGTGCAACAAAGACCTGCTGCGATGGATCGGTGAAACCGGATATCCGGAGCGTTTCGTGTTATTGGGCGAACGTACTGACGTCCCTGTATGTCTGGCTGCAATGGAAATATTTTGCCTGTCTTCCAGGACGGAAGCGTTTCCCAATGTCGTCGGGGAGGCGATGGCCATGGGCGTGCCCTGCGTGTCCACGGATGTCGGCGATGTGGCTGTGCTGATGGCGGATACCGGCGTGCTTGTGCCAAAGGCAAGCCCGGCGGCGCTTGCCGGTGGGGTGGCCGAGTTACTGGAGCTCGGTGCCGATGGCCGCAAGGAACTGGGCCGGAGGGCCAGGGTGCGCATTCATGAAAGGTACACCATGGAATGTGCCCGCAAACGCTTTGAAGAAATTTACGAAGATGTCATCGCTGGAAGGGGGCACTGA